In a genomic window of Punica granatum isolate Tunisia-2019 chromosome 6, ASM765513v2, whole genome shotgun sequence:
- the LOC116210573 gene encoding 8-hydroxygeraniol dehydrogenase-like has product MAKSPENEHPVKAFGYAAKDTSGHLAPFNFSRRATGEKDVTFKVLYCGICHSDLHSIRNEWGDAMYPQVPGHEIVGVVTEVGSKVTKFKVGDKVGVGTLVGSCGSCDSCKDDFENYCLQFIPTYNSIYHDGTMNYGGYSDIMVADEHFVVGIPDNLPLDAVAPLLCAGTTVYSPMKYYGLNKPGLHIAVVGLGGLGHIAVKFAKAMGMKVTVIDVDPAKKQEAVERLGADDFFLSQDQEQMQARVATMDGIIDAVPVVHPLQPLLLLLKTQGKLVLVGIPDKPLELPAFPLLKGRKLVGGSLMGGLTEVQEMINFASKHNITADIELVKMDYVNTALKRLEKADVRYRFVIDIGNSLKPAA; this is encoded by the exons ATGGCGAAGTCACCCGAGAATGAGCATCCCGTCAAGGCCTTCGGCTATGCTGCCAAGGACACCTCCGGCCATCTCGCTCCTTTCAATTTCTCCCGGAG GGCAACGGGAGAGAAGGATGTTACCTTCAAGGTGCTGTATTGTGGGATATGTCACTCCGATCTTCACAGTATTAGAAACGAATGGGGAGACGCCATGTATCCTCAGGTGCCTGG GCATGAGATCGTGGGAGTGGTGACAGAAGTGGGCTCCAAGGTTACCAAGTTTAAGGTTGGTGACAAGGTTGGTGTTGGCACCTTGGTCGGGTCATGCGGGTCCTGCGATAGCTGTAAGGATGATTTCGAAAACTACTGCCTTCAATTCATCCCTACCTACAATAGCATATACCATGATGGCACCATGAACTACGGTGGCTACTCCGACATCATGGTGGCGGATGAGCACTTCGTGGTGGGTATTCCTGACAATCTGCCGCTCGATGCTGTGGCTCCACTCCTATGTGCTGGGACCACCGTCTACAGTCCAATGAAGTACTATGGACTTAATAAGCCAGGGCTTCATATCGCTGTGGTTGGGCTCGGTGGATTGGGCCACATCGCCGTCAAGTTCGCCAAGGCCATGGGCATGAAGGTGACTGTCATCGATGTCGACCCAGCTAAAAAGCAGGAGGCCGTTGAGCGCCTCGGGGCCGACGATTTCTTCCTTAGTCAAGACCAGGAACAAATGCAG GCTAGAGTAGCAACAATGGACGGTATCATTGATGCAGTCCCGGTAGTTCATCCTCTCCAGCCTTTGCTTCTTCTGCTGAAGACGCAGGGCAAGCTAGTTTTGGTCGGTATTCCAGACAAGCCACTCGAGTTACCGGCCTTCCCGTTGCTCAAAG GTCGCAAACTTGTCGGTGGCAGTTTAATGGGTGGGCTGACTGAGGTTCAGGAGATGATAAATTTCGCCTCCAAGCACAACATCACGGCGGACATCGAACTGGTTAAGATGGACTATGTAAACACCGCCTTGAAGAGACTCGAAAAGGCGGATGTCAGATACCGGTTCGTCATTGACATCGGGAATTCATTGAAGCCTGCCGCCTAG
- the LOC116209967 gene encoding homocysteine S-methyltransferase 2 produces the protein MGLGSGQQSPSFMADFLHQAGGYAVIDGGLATELERHGADLNDPLWSAKCLLTSPHLIRSVHLDYLEAGADIIITASYQATIQGFEVKGFSKEESETMLRKSVEIACDARDLYKQNCSGSSCNSNRESKILKDRPILVAASVGSYGAYLADGSEYSGIYGDRITLEALKNFHRRRVQVLAESHPDIIAFETIPNKLEAQAYAEIMEEENINVPAWFCFNSKDGVNVVSGDSVLECASIAESCKKVVAVGINCTPPRFIHGLILSIKEVSAKPIVIYPNSGESYDADRKEWVQNTGVSDEDFVSYVNKWCEVGASLVGGCCRTTPNTIRAICQTLSPRAGSFPS, from the exons ATGGGACTGGGCAGCGGGCAACAATCGCCGTCGTTCATGGCGGACTTCCTCCATCAGGCCGGCGGGTACGCGGTGATCGACGGCGGACTGGCGACGGAGCTCGAGCGCCACGGTGCTGACCTCAACGATCCACTCTGGAGCGCCAAATGCCTCCTCACCTCTCCCCACCTCATTCGATCC GTGCACCTTGATTACCTTGAAGCTGGTGCGGACATAATAATTACAGCATCTTATCAG GCCACTATTCAAGGTTTTGAGGTGAAAGGCTTTTCCAAAGAAGAAAGTGAAACCATGCTGAGAAAAAGTGTGGAAATTGCTTGCGACGCGAGGGATCTATATAAACAAAATTGTTCAGGATCTTCCTGTAACAGCAATAGGGAGTCTAAAATTCTCAAAGATCGGCCCATACTAGTTGCAGCATCTGTGGGCAGCTACGGTGCTTATTTGGCAGATGGATCTGAGTACAG TGGTATTTATGGGGATAGAATCACTCTAGAAGCTTTGAAAAATTTCCACCGAAGAAGGGTACAGGTACTGGCAGAATCACATCCTGACATAATTGCATTTGAGACAATTCCAAACAAGCTAGAAGCCCAG GCTTATGCAGAGATCATGGAGGAAGAAAACATAAATGTTCCTGCTTGGTTTTGTTTCAACTCCAAAGATGGAGTCAATGTGGTCAGTGGTGATTCAGTTCTTGAATGTGCTTCAATAGCTGAATCATGCAAGAAAGTAGTTGCGGTAGGAATAAACTGCACGCCCCCTAGGTTTATCCATGGCTTGATCTTATCTATTAAAGAG GTCTCAGCGAAGCCAATAGTTATATATCCTAACAGCGGTGAGAGTTACGATGCTGACAGGAAGGAGTGGGTG CAAAACACGGGTGTTTCAGACGAAGATTTTGTTTCATATGTGAATAAATGGTGTGAAGTAGGAGCTTCCCTTGTCGGAGGATGTTGCAGGACTACTCCCAACACAATAAGAGCCATATGCCAAACTCTCTCCCCTCGAGCTGGTTCTTTCCCGAGTTAA
- the LOC116209969 gene encoding CST complex subunit STN1 — protein MEKERLKSLTAVHVKLLAFDLLALTRTPHTFSRRGLFLSRAETLGTVTSRDHKPGRFLKFAVDDGTGCVPCILWLNHLTSPHFAPRRAADQDGLLMAAGVAASQSSEVRIGAVVRVRGRITSYRGSVQITVANVVVERDPNAEILHWLDCLRLARKVYDRRSISCP, from the coding sequence ATGGAGAAAGAGAGACTCAAATCTCTCACCGCCGTCCACGTGAAGCTTTTGGCCTTCGACCTCCTCGCCCTAACCCGAACCCCTCACACCTTCTCCCGTCGCGGCCTCTTCCTTTCCCGCGCCGAAACCCTCGGCACCGTCACCTCTCGCGATCACAAGCCTGGACGCTTCCTCAAGTTTGCGGTCGACGACGGCACAGGCTGCGTCCCCTGCATCCTCTGGCTCAACCACCTCACCTCTCCCCACTTCGCGCCTCGCCGGGCGGCGGACCAAGACGGCCTACTGATGGCTGCCGGCGTGGCGGCCTCCCAGTCGTCGGAGGTCAGGATCGGGGCCGTCGTGAGGGTGCGAGGCAGGATCACGAGCTACAGAGGGTCGGTGCAGATCACTGTGGCGAACGTGGTGGTCGAGAGGGACCCCAACGCCGAGATCCTCCATTGGTTGGATTGTCTCAGGCTGGCCCGTAAGGTTTATGATCGCCGCTCCATCTCCTGTCCATAg
- the LOC116209966 gene encoding CRS2-associated factor 2, mitochondrial: protein MVMVKVNIPPSFDRLTRKTLILIPKTFRRVLSHSISDAAAAAAAYDPPFTPKPQIKPKPHEKKMKTTKKEKDPKPGPVKSDLPFDFRYSYSETNPAVQPIGFREPPRFSPFGPGRLDRRWTGTEAPVQVEVDPQEVAEQRSRVLGDPLSEDEVAALVEQYRHSDCSRQINLGKGGVSHNLLDDIHNHWKRAEAVRIKCLGVPTLDMDNVCFHLEDKSSGKIIYRNINILLLYRGRNYDPKSRPVIPLMLWKPYAPIYPKLVKNVVEGLTFEEMKELRNRGLNCAPLMKLTRNGVYVNVVERVREAFEMEEVVRLDCKYVGTSDCKRIGVKLRDLVPCVPILFKDEQIILWKGKTDQKPVSDE from the exons ATGGTGATGGTGAAGGTGAACATTCCTCCTTCCTTCGATCGCCTCACCAGGAAAACCCTGATTCTGATTCCGAAAACCTTCCGCCGCgtcctctcccattcaataTCTGATGCAGCCGCCGCAGCAGCAGCTTACGACCCCCCATTCACCCCCAAACCCCAAATTAAGCCTAAGCCCCatgagaagaagatgaagacgaccaagaaggagaaggatcCCAAGCCCGGTCCTGTGAAGTCGGACCTGCCCTTCGATTTTAGATACTCCTACTCCGAGACTAATCCCGCAGTCCAGCCCATCGGGTTCAGGGAACCGCCGAGGTTCTCCCCTTTCGGCCCAGGACGGCTCGACCGCAGGTGGACGGGGACCGAGGCTCCGGTCCAGGTGGAGGTGGACCCACAGGAGGTGGCGGAGCAGAGGAGTCGGGTACTCGGGGATCCGCTCTCAGAGGACGAAGTCGCAGCGCTCGTGGAACAGTATCGCCACAGCGATTGCAGTCGCCAGATCAATCTCG GGAAAGGTGGAGTTTCTCACAACTTGTTGGATGATATCCACAACCACTGGAAGAGGGCCGAAGCGGTGAGGATCAAGTGCCTTGGAGTCCCGACCCTCGACATGGACAATGTCTGTTTCCACCTCGAG GACAAATCCAGCGGAAAGATCATCTACCGGAACATCAATATCCTTCTTTTGTACCGAGGTCGGAATTACGACCCCAAGAGCAGACCTGTGATACCTCTCATGCTCTGGAAGCCTTATGCACCAATATATCCGAAGCTTGTGAAGAATGTGGTCGAAGGATTAACCTTCGAAGAGATGAAGGAACTGAGAAACAGGGGACTTAACTGTGCCCCTTTGATGAAGCTGA CAAGGAACGGCGTGTACGTCAATGTGGTGGAGAGAGTGAGGGAGGCATTCGAGATGGAAGAGGTTGTGAGGCTGGACTGCAAATATGTCGGCACGAGCGACTGCAAAAGGATCGGTGTGAAGCTGAGG GATTTGGTTCCTTGCGTCCCCATCCTGTTCAAGGATGAGCAGATCATTCTCTGGAAGGGGAAGACGGATCAAAAGCCCGTGTCTGATGAGTAA
- the LOC116211477 gene encoding uncharacterized protein LOC116211477 isoform X1 — MSIPMSVRHFLPLTTADFPSKSQSLSPSFSSICSSPSSYSFNGFIARKTSTSPPPPPFSHSWLCGSTRKDRDSNSWSFEEASEMRMFGSDEDGGVQIPTQAQSVVEGSGAVLVSEMRPVPDVDYLQELLAIQQQGPRSIGFFGTRNMGFMHQELIEILSYAMVITKNHIYTSGASGTNAAVIRGALRAEKPELLTVILPQSLSKQPPESQELLAKVKNVIEKPHNDHLPLIEASRLCNMDIISHVQQVICFAFHDSRLLMETCQEAKNLRKIVTLFYLD; from the exons ATGAGCATACCCATGTCGGTGAGGCACTTCCTGCCTCTCACCACCGCCGATTTTCCCTCCAAATCCCAATCCCTTTCTCCCAGTTTCAGCAGCATTTGCAGTAGTCCCTCTTCCTATTCCTTCAATGGGTTCATTGCCCGAAAGACGTcgacttctcctcctcctccgccctTCTCTCATTCG TGGCTATGTGGAAGCACGAGGAAAGATCGAGATTCAAACAGTTGGAGTTTTGAAGAGGCCAGTGAAATGCGGATGTTTGGGTCTGATGAAGATGGGGGAGTCCAAATCCCGACCCAAGCGCAGTCTGTTGTGGAAGGATCTGGGGCAGTGCTAGTTTCGGAGATGAGACCAGTCCCTGATGTGGATTATTTACAG GAGTTACTAGCCATTCAACAGCAAGGGCCTAGATCAATTGGCTTCTTTGGGACAAGAAACATGGGATTCATGCACCAAGAGCTCATCGAGATTCTCAGCTATGCCATGGTTATCACT AAAAACCACATATATACATCAGGAGCATCTGGGACTAATGCAGCTGTTATTAGAGGGGCTTTAAGGGCCGAAAAACCTGAACTTCTGACTGTTATTTTGCCTCAGAGTTTGAGCAAGCAGCCCCCGGAGAGCCAAGAATTATTGGCCAAG GTGAAGAATGTCATAGAGAAGCCTCACAATGATCATCTTCCTCTAATCGAAGCAAGCAG GCTGTGTAACATGGACATCATCTCGCATGTACAGCAAGTCATATGTTTTGCATTCCATGACAGCAGGTTGCTCATGGAGACATGTCAGGAGGCGAAAAATCTTCGGAAGATTGTCACTCTATTCTACCTGGACTGA
- the LOC116211477 gene encoding uncharacterized protein LOC116211477 isoform X2 yields MRMFGSDEDGGVQIPTQAQSVVEGSGAVLVSEMRPVPDVDYLQELLAIQQQGPRSIGFFGTRNMGFMHQELIEILSYAMVITKNHIYTSGASGTNAAVIRGALRAEKPELLTVILPQSLSKQPPESQELLAKVKNVIEKPHNDHLPLIEASRLCNMDIISHVQQVICFAFHDSRLLMETCQEAKNLRKIVTLFYLD; encoded by the exons ATGCGGATGTTTGGGTCTGATGAAGATGGGGGAGTCCAAATCCCGACCCAAGCGCAGTCTGTTGTGGAAGGATCTGGGGCAGTGCTAGTTTCGGAGATGAGACCAGTCCCTGATGTGGATTATTTACAG GAGTTACTAGCCATTCAACAGCAAGGGCCTAGATCAATTGGCTTCTTTGGGACAAGAAACATGGGATTCATGCACCAAGAGCTCATCGAGATTCTCAGCTATGCCATGGTTATCACT AAAAACCACATATATACATCAGGAGCATCTGGGACTAATGCAGCTGTTATTAGAGGGGCTTTAAGGGCCGAAAAACCTGAACTTCTGACTGTTATTTTGCCTCAGAGTTTGAGCAAGCAGCCCCCGGAGAGCCAAGAATTATTGGCCAAG GTGAAGAATGTCATAGAGAAGCCTCACAATGATCATCTTCCTCTAATCGAAGCAAGCAG GCTGTGTAACATGGACATCATCTCGCATGTACAGCAAGTCATATGTTTTGCATTCCATGACAGCAGGTTGCTCATGGAGACATGTCAGGAGGCGAAAAATCTTCGGAAGATTGTCACTCTATTCTACCTGGACTGA